In the genome of Bdellovibrio bacteriovorus, one region contains:
- a CDS encoding FliG C-terminal domain-containing protein, with translation MLDRYKKKGGFYQLLQLLETSPATKREQFLTLIAGESPAWEEALRKRILTITRVYSWDGQYLVEIFSRVQPLTLANAMHGNPPEQVEQLLGCLPPISKRKITDLMAESNPTPAEKSTCISKMLSDVRGFVSQGIIRLEKVDPELHIPENIEEMLSVNAFAVPTYEVDVAKKDAKPNIVGESSEPASQEVDFLKRKMNQLASEVNALKHENSVLKDKLAQIKKIA, from the coding sequence ATGTTAGACAGATACAAAAAAAAGGGCGGCTTTTATCAATTGCTACAGTTGTTGGAAACATCACCGGCGACAAAGCGGGAGCAGTTTCTAACGTTGATTGCGGGGGAAAGTCCTGCGTGGGAAGAGGCGCTTCGTAAGCGCATTCTTACTATCACGCGTGTCTATTCTTGGGACGGTCAATACTTGGTAGAGATTTTTTCTCGTGTGCAGCCATTGACATTGGCAAATGCGATGCATGGAAATCCTCCCGAGCAAGTCGAACAGCTTTTAGGTTGTTTGCCGCCGATTTCAAAACGCAAGATCACGGATCTTATGGCCGAGTCAAACCCAACTCCTGCAGAAAAATCGACGTGTATTTCAAAAATGCTGTCTGATGTGCGTGGATTTGTTTCTCAAGGTATTATTCGTCTTGAGAAGGTCGATCCTGAGCTGCATATCCCAGAGAACATTGAAGAGATGTTGAGTGTGAATGCTTTTGCAGTTCCCACTTACGAAGTGGATGTGGCGAAGAAAGATGCCAAGCCTAATATTGTTGGCGAGTCTTCAGAACCTGCCTCACAAGAGGTGGATTTCTTAAAACGTAAGATGAATCAGCTAGCTTCAGAAGTGAATGCTTTGAAGCATGAGAATTCTGTTCTTAAAGACAAACTCGCGCAGATTAAGAAGATCGCTTAG
- a CDS encoding alpha/beta hydrolase family protein, with translation MSAKIFSMCVGTFLSVTAIAQAQSLGKAGVDSETLFYQELAKESGEDVPKVQGLMDEVPDGLSTKDISPGCDPRRFEDSVVGKKLTTAQYYATVNKYFKNCSSELTRRSTLGILGLLKYSSYIYPMFTHPQIKQVVIKLADGTKVPAILAMKNDPRPRPLVIVRCGVFCSAVQSASIKAYTMMLFDQSPFNLLFLANQTGMDYIYSNKRVTLGGWSEGYESLEVGKWMLEKWEHKDRISSVHLMGISLGGNAAVLGAAFNDKYPLPNGKKVFNSVTSICGVVSLRPTLDKLYSGQIVGRIFTKMTKDHFREAREYVKDVPDLITDENIPGSRRNMPDYIGLLASESLKRRGIASTPESYFKSNNFWNWKEEVKTPLMLWASRDDMVVSNKINTEVVEHSDQYENSPIVGTLNLNYGNHCGFSSAYGMAASAAVLRTFVLNHSPEFVESYNQKQELPWTFGFKKIGTTQEHVGQSFTFYSQSEEVKVTFRLFNWNGADSCSTAGPWNASGACVQKREYWIPISSLKALGARVPRTDAEAQAMTREFNTKVEFRIKGHPLSGTSSSDFYMTWRSHFE, from the coding sequence ATGTCAGCTAAGATTTTCAGCATGTGTGTTGGAACGTTTTTGTCAGTAACTGCGATCGCTCAAGCGCAATCTTTAGGGAAAGCGGGAGTCGATTCTGAAACTCTTTTTTATCAAGAACTAGCCAAAGAATCAGGTGAGGATGTTCCCAAGGTTCAAGGTCTTATGGATGAAGTCCCAGATGGACTTAGTACAAAAGATATCAGCCCTGGGTGTGATCCCCGTCGCTTTGAAGATAGTGTCGTTGGTAAGAAACTAACAACGGCCCAATACTACGCTACAGTAAATAAATATTTTAAGAACTGCTCCTCGGAGCTCACTCGTCGTTCGACGTTAGGTATCTTGGGTCTTTTGAAGTACTCAAGCTATATCTATCCGATGTTCACGCATCCCCAAATCAAACAAGTGGTGATCAAACTTGCGGATGGCACCAAGGTGCCAGCGATTCTGGCGATGAAGAATGATCCACGCCCTCGCCCATTGGTGATCGTGCGTTGTGGTGTCTTCTGTTCAGCGGTGCAATCAGCGTCAATCAAGGCTTATACAATGATGTTGTTTGACCAAAGCCCGTTCAACCTTCTGTTCTTAGCGAATCAGACGGGTATGGATTATATCTACAGTAACAAGCGTGTGACTTTGGGTGGATGGTCCGAAGGTTACGAGTCCTTGGAAGTAGGTAAGTGGATGTTGGAAAAGTGGGAGCACAAAGACCGCATCTCGAGTGTTCACTTAATGGGTATCAGCTTGGGTGGAAATGCGGCAGTCCTAGGTGCTGCGTTCAACGACAAATATCCTTTACCGAATGGGAAAAAAGTTTTTAACTCTGTCACATCTATTTGTGGCGTTGTGAGTCTTCGTCCCACTTTAGACAAACTTTATAGCGGTCAAATCGTCGGTCGCATCTTCACGAAGATGACGAAAGATCACTTCAGAGAAGCGCGCGAATACGTGAAAGACGTCCCAGATCTTATCACCGACGAAAATATTCCGGGAAGTCGCAGAAACATGCCGGATTATATCGGTTTGTTAGCCTCTGAATCTTTAAAACGCCGTGGTATTGCAAGTACTCCTGAATCCTACTTCAAAAGTAATAACTTCTGGAATTGGAAAGAAGAAGTGAAGACGCCACTGATGTTATGGGCTTCTCGCGATGATATGGTCGTGAGTAACAAAATCAACACCGAAGTTGTCGAGCACAGCGATCAATATGAAAACTCTCCGATCGTAGGTACTTTGAATTTGAATTACGGAAATCACTGCGGCTTTTCTTCAGCGTACGGCATGGCGGCTTCTGCGGCTGTATTGAGAACTTTCGTTCTGAATCACAGCCCTGAATTCGTAGAGTCTTACAACCAAAAACAAGAACTTCCTTGGACATTTGGTTTTAAGAAAATCGGTACGACTCAAGAACACGTGGGACAAAGCTTCACATTCTATTCTCAATCAGAAGAGGTGAAAGTGACCTTCCGCTTGTTCAACTGGAATGGTGCTGACAGTTGTTCTACGGCCGGTCCGTGGAATGCTTCAGGCGCTTGCGTGCAAAAGCGCGAATACTGGATTCCGATTTCAAGTCTGAAAGCCTTAGGGGCTCGTGTTCCACGCACGGATGCTGAAGCGCAAGCGATGACTCGTGAATTTAATACGAAAGTGGAATTCCGTATCAAAGGTCATCCATTAAGTGGTACTAGTAGCAGTGACTTTTATATGACTTGGAGAAGCCATTTCGAATGA
- a CDS encoding pyroglutamyl-peptidase I, which produces MRKILVTGFEPFLNEKINPSKILLDWLKRDFAHQAETLLLPVSFTEAHKHIKSNLQHNSYDVILMLGQAGGRNKVSLERVALNWIETEHPDEEGYKPSRGVIEEGAASALFTSAPVTTWKEALIQKDLPVEISLSAGGYVCNYTYYQVLQWLKTNGKASAACFIHVPYLKEQVADKTPGTPYMELETMKEVLTEILSQVAAIPK; this is translated from the coding sequence ATGAGGAAGATCCTCGTAACAGGGTTTGAGCCCTTTTTAAATGAAAAGATAAATCCCAGCAAAATCCTTCTTGATTGGCTCAAGAGGGATTTTGCTCATCAAGCAGAAACGCTGTTATTGCCGGTGTCTTTCACGGAAGCACATAAGCACATCAAAAGTAATCTGCAGCATAATTCCTATGACGTCATTCTTATGCTCGGGCAAGCCGGGGGCCGAAATAAAGTCTCCTTAGAACGAGTGGCTTTAAACTGGATCGAGACCGAACATCCTGACGAAGAGGGATATAAGCCATCACGGGGAGTGATTGAAGAGGGTGCTGCAAGCGCTCTATTTACGTCAGCCCCCGTGACTACTTGGAAAGAGGCTTTGATTCAAAAGGATCTTCCCGTAGAGATTTCCTTAAGCGCTGGCGGCTATGTTTGCAACTACACGTACTACCAAGTTCTGCAGTGGCTTAAAACGAATGGAAAAGCCTCTGCAGCGTGTTTTATTCATGTGCCGTATCTCAAAGAGCAGGTGGCTGACAAGACGCCGGGAACGCCTTATATGGAGTTAGAAACGATGAAAGAGGTTCTAACTGAAATCCTTTCGCAAGTGGCCGCAATTCCAAAATGA
- a CDS encoding Spy/CpxP family protein refolding chaperone, producing MKLNQFLASIVVLSVISSTALARGPGRDGGRHKDEIVPMEKHFNPEKMKELGLSEEQSAKLKAIREAKQAESEKLRAEAREARHKFKQSIRSNASREEIRQAFQAMIDKKEQLGKLRLESILDARDVLTDEQKAKLFSQGK from the coding sequence ATGAAATTGAATCAATTTCTTGCATCCATCGTGGTCCTATCTGTTATTTCCAGCACGGCCTTGGCCCGTGGTCCTGGACGCGACGGGGGCCGCCACAAGGATGAAATTGTCCCAATGGAAAAGCACTTTAATCCAGAGAAGATGAAAGAGCTGGGACTGAGTGAAGAGCAATCGGCAAAGCTCAAAGCCATCCGTGAAGCTAAACAGGCGGAGTCTGAGAAGCTCCGTGCAGAAGCTCGAGAAGCGCGCCATAAGTTTAAACAATCGATTCGTTCCAACGCTTCTCGCGAAGAAATTCGACAAGCGTTTCAAGCTATGATTGATAAAAAAGAACAGCTGGGGAAGCTCCGTTTAGAAAGTATTTTAGATGCTCGTGACGTCTTAACCGATGAACAGAAGGCGAAACTTTTTAGCCAGGGAAAATAA
- a CDS encoding RNA polymerase sigma factor: MSAKTAESFHKLYEVHATKVRGLLFRLAGEGPLKDLTQETFMKAWEYRDKFRGESEASTWIFRIAYNCAVDYLRKNKKLEELPVIQTENSLESDLSNRQLVDLMLSSLSIENRAVVVLFYLEDQSIKEISEALSIPEGTVKSRLNQARTKMTELMARKGVQV, encoded by the coding sequence GTGAGCGCTAAAACTGCAGAGTCATTTCATAAACTTTATGAAGTCCATGCCACGAAGGTGCGTGGGCTTCTTTTTCGTTTGGCGGGGGAAGGTCCTTTGAAGGATCTGACGCAAGAGACGTTTATGAAAGCCTGGGAGTATCGTGATAAGTTTCGTGGCGAAAGTGAAGCCTCTACCTGGATCTTTCGGATCGCCTATAACTGCGCCGTTGATTATCTTCGTAAGAATAAAAAATTAGAAGAGCTTCCTGTCATCCAGACGGAAAACTCTTTAGAGTCTGATCTTTCTAACCGTCAACTGGTGGATCTTATGCTTTCCTCTTTGAGCATTGAGAATCGTGCGGTAGTCGTTTTGTTTTATCTGGAAGATCAGAGCATTAAAGAAATATCGGAAGCGCTCAGTATCCCGGAAGGCACGGTAAAGTCGCGTTTGAATCAGGCGCGCACGAAGATGACTGAACTCATGGCCAGAAAAGGAGTGCAAGTATGA
- a CDS encoding OmpA family protein, with amino-acid sequence MKTLILTAILCVGSFSYANQADQESTSSTMEFTREEAETAPRGLLPFIGLGGGYTGYDEDGSAEGTPATLKLLGSWYLQAPVVFDLGYGVNNQQFSQAGNNEDTAMTGGALEFAARYRWDSTRWQAGVVGNQFYEQGQDLGADQGDAHFVGLQALKEFNLSASWLARLGARAMAMTNTVDNNVYMYLIDLQIGWNPSAYRTSVRTTENPVETEETIVEEVVEPARPVADVEPAAALGAVGLTALVEDESNIEFPTAKATVSPEDKEKLASIAGVLEENKDLYDRVEIHGYADSTGSEQFNQQLSEQRAEQVRSILQQNGLDDVDVAAVGKGTADSTGMQDSDRRAELIFIGVKDEAKLREALSTIE; translated from the coding sequence ATGAAAACACTGATCCTCACTGCAATACTATGCGTTGGTTCCTTTTCTTACGCGAATCAAGCAGACCAAGAGTCAACATCCAGTACGATGGAGTTCACTCGAGAAGAAGCTGAAACAGCTCCCCGAGGCCTCTTACCCTTCATTGGGCTAGGTGGTGGTTACACTGGATATGACGAAGATGGTTCCGCGGAAGGAACGCCCGCAACACTGAAACTATTAGGTTCCTGGTACCTACAGGCCCCCGTGGTCTTTGACCTCGGTTACGGGGTGAACAACCAACAGTTCTCGCAAGCTGGTAACAATGAAGACACAGCCATGACAGGTGGTGCGTTGGAATTTGCGGCCCGCTATCGTTGGGATAGTACACGTTGGCAAGCCGGTGTCGTAGGTAACCAATTTTATGAACAAGGTCAGGACTTAGGCGCCGATCAAGGGGACGCGCACTTCGTCGGTTTGCAAGCCTTGAAAGAATTCAATCTTTCTGCAAGTTGGCTTGCCCGTCTGGGAGCTCGTGCAATGGCGATGACAAATACAGTAGATAATAACGTCTACATGTATCTGATCGACTTGCAAATTGGTTGGAACCCGTCAGCGTACAGAACTTCAGTAAGAACGACAGAAAATCCTGTAGAAACTGAAGAAACTATCGTTGAAGAGGTTGTCGAACCAGCTCGTCCCGTCGCGGATGTTGAACCCGCTGCCGCCCTGGGAGCCGTGGGCTTAACAGCCTTGGTTGAAGATGAATCCAATATCGAGTTCCCTACAGCAAAAGCCACGGTCTCTCCCGAAGATAAAGAAAAACTGGCAAGTATCGCCGGTGTCCTCGAGGAAAATAAAGACCTCTATGATCGAGTTGAAATCCACGGATACGCCGATTCTACAGGTAGTGAACAATTCAACCAACAACTGTCTGAACAACGCGCCGAACAGGTTCGTTCTATCTTACAACAAAATGGTTTAGATGATGTCGATGTCGCTGCGGTCGGTAAAGGAACTGCCGATTCTACCGGCATGCAAGATTCGGATCGTCGCGCTGAATTGATCTTTATTGGGGTCAAAGATGAGGCGAAACTTCGTGAAGCCTTATCAACGATTGAATAA
- a CDS encoding methyltransferase domain-containing protein produces MSKDTWNPQQYHKFLNERSQPFFDLMDMVDGKSSLRRIVDLGCGAGDLTEVLHQKMHAQETWGFDTSDAMLEKAKSISVEGLHFKKESIENIRQHGKFDLIFSNAAIQWCDNHPALYKDLKDSLQPQGQLAVQMPMNHDYPTHVLAVRMSEEEKWLKLLNGESYKQHLTMLTPETYASLLFKLGFKEQKVLQRVYAHVMNSREDVISWVQGSLLTYFQSRLSAQDFADFTKEYRERLFQELPDDKPFFYPFKRILMWARI; encoded by the coding sequence ATGAGTAAAGATACTTGGAATCCGCAGCAATATCATAAATTTCTTAACGAGCGCTCTCAGCCTTTCTTTGATCTGATGGATATGGTCGACGGTAAATCTTCCTTACGGCGCATCGTCGATCTTGGTTGCGGTGCGGGAGACCTTACCGAAGTTTTACACCAAAAGATGCATGCACAAGAAACCTGGGGGTTCGATACTTCTGATGCCATGTTAGAAAAAGCAAAAAGCATTTCTGTGGAAGGACTGCACTTTAAAAAAGAATCCATCGAAAACATCCGTCAACATGGCAAGTTTGATTTGATTTTTTCGAATGCGGCGATTCAGTGGTGTGACAATCATCCCGCTTTGTATAAAGATCTTAAAGACTCCTTGCAGCCGCAGGGCCAGCTTGCGGTCCAAATGCCTATGAATCACGACTATCCGACACATGTTTTAGCCGTGCGTATGAGCGAAGAAGAAAAGTGGTTGAAGCTTTTAAATGGCGAATCCTACAAACAACATCTGACGATGCTAACACCAGAGACTTATGCCTCTTTGCTTTTCAAATTAGGTTTTAAAGAGCAAAAAGTTCTGCAACGGGTTTACGCACATGTTATGAACTCCCGTGAAGATGTTATTAGTTGGGTTCAAGGAAGTCTTCTTACCTATTTCCAAAGCAGATTGTCTGCGCAGGATTTTGCTGATTTCACGAAAGAGTATCGTGAGCGGTTGTTTCAAGAGCTTCCCGACGACAAGCCTTTTTTCTATCCGTTCAAACGCATCTTGATGTGGGCGCGTATATAG
- a CDS encoding DUF1904 domain-containing protein yields MPHIRMRAIKTEVVSQMSSELPKILADEMNTSEDNFTFEAVSTQFFAKGKPDASYPFIEVLWFARSQEVQNRCAEIITAKVKEAMKCDDVVVVFQVLEKTAYYENGTHF; encoded by the coding sequence ATGCCTCATATCCGCATGCGCGCAATCAAAACCGAAGTTGTAAGTCAAATGAGTTCAGAGTTGCCAAAGATTTTGGCGGACGAAATGAATACATCTGAAGATAACTTCACCTTCGAAGCAGTTTCGACTCAATTCTTTGCCAAAGGAAAACCCGACGCCTCTTATCCTTTTATTGAAGTGCTTTGGTTTGCGCGGTCGCAGGAAGTGCAGAATCGCTGCGCGGAAATCATTACGGCAAAAGTAAAAGAAGCAATGAAATGCGATGATGTCGTCGTCGTTTTTCAAGTTCTAGAAAAAACAGCCTACTACGAAAACGGAACGCATTTTTAA
- a CDS encoding M24 family metallopeptidase, which translates to MSEAVRKIEIVRELMKAHDLEAVLLKGVDWFSWVTGGGNSVVIYTSEVGVAEVLITQEKAWVLTDAIERERLLNEEVPPVFALLAFPWENINSSQDFVHRHLKISRCASDRPSIQELPLHFDFHKAKMTLADDELERYRRLGKDAAEAMTEALSFATPDWTEFEVASEGARSLLRRGIDPTLVMVGSHRRIQIYRHPIATDEKIGDAAMMVFCARQGGLYANLTRFVYFRKMKEEEKRSHQHVLEVESAVLKACLKKQSMSSLYQVLKNSYMQRGYPEEIHRHHQGGLTGYLSREHVARPESPEDYRIYDSCAVAWNPTLPGAKIEDTILVNEHGLEVLTVDERWPTQEYEGLRRPLPWIKEP; encoded by the coding sequence ATGAGTGAGGCGGTCCGAAAAATCGAAATTGTGCGCGAGCTCATGAAAGCTCATGACTTAGAAGCTGTCTTACTAAAAGGTGTAGACTGGTTTAGCTGGGTCACGGGCGGCGGCAATAGCGTCGTCATTTACACTTCTGAAGTGGGCGTGGCCGAAGTTCTTATCACGCAAGAAAAAGCCTGGGTTTTAACGGATGCTATCGAACGCGAAAGACTTTTAAACGAGGAAGTCCCGCCCGTATTCGCGTTGTTGGCTTTCCCTTGGGAAAATATAAACTCATCCCAAGACTTTGTTCACCGTCATTTAAAAATTTCACGATGTGCTTCGGATCGACCTTCAATTCAAGAACTGCCATTGCACTTTGATTTTCACAAAGCGAAAATGACCTTGGCAGACGACGAATTAGAGCGCTATCGAAGACTCGGAAAAGATGCCGCCGAAGCGATGACAGAAGCACTTTCCTTTGCAACACCTGATTGGACGGAATTTGAAGTGGCCTCGGAAGGGGCGCGTTCTTTACTTCGTCGCGGAATTGATCCCACACTAGTCATGGTAGGCAGTCATCGTCGTATCCAAATATACCGACACCCGATTGCGACTGATGAAAAAATCGGCGACGCCGCAATGATGGTGTTCTGTGCCCGTCAAGGGGGCCTTTACGCCAATCTCACTCGCTTCGTTTACTTTCGCAAAATGAAAGAAGAAGAAAAGCGCTCTCATCAACATGTCCTGGAAGTCGAAAGCGCTGTCCTGAAAGCCTGTCTAAAAAAGCAAAGCATGAGTTCACTTTATCAAGTTTTGAAGAATAGTTACATGCAACGCGGATATCCAGAAGAAATCCACCGTCATCATCAAGGTGGTCTGACAGGATATCTTTCGCGCGAACATGTGGCGCGGCCTGAATCGCCTGAAGATTATCGTATATATGATTCCTGTGCGGTGGCGTGGAATCCCACGCTTCCCGGTGCGAAAATTGAAGATACGATTTTAGTCAATGAGCATGGTCTGGAAGTGCTTACCGTTGATGAGCGTTGGCCGACACAAGAGTACGAAGGTTTGCGTCGTCCTCTTCCTTGGATCAAAGAACCTTAA
- a CDS encoding flavin reductase family protein: protein MKYAKKDFPVSKIRRFLEPGPIVLVSSFYKGETDIMTMGWHTVLEFSPSLIGCMITNANHSFELIRKSKECVINIPEVALLDKAVKIGNCSGENVDKFEEFNLTAKKASIVKAPLIEECFANLECRLYDAKLVQKYNFFIFEVVKAHVAKSAKYPKTFHYTGDGVFTLSGRNVTRRKLFKPEYL from the coding sequence ATGAAGTACGCAAAAAAAGATTTTCCAGTTTCTAAAATTCGTCGTTTTTTAGAGCCCGGTCCCATTGTGTTGGTGTCGTCGTTTTATAAAGGCGAAACGGACATTATGACGATGGGTTGGCACACGGTGCTTGAGTTTTCGCCTTCTCTTATCGGGTGCATGATCACAAACGCCAATCACAGCTTTGAACTAATTAGGAAAAGCAAAGAGTGTGTGATCAACATTCCCGAGGTCGCTCTTTTGGATAAGGCCGTTAAAATTGGAAACTGTTCCGGAGAAAACGTCGATAAGTTCGAAGAATTCAACCTAACGGCAAAGAAAGCCTCCATCGTCAAAGCACCCCTGATCGAGGAGTGTTTCGCAAACCTTGAGTGTCGTCTGTACGACGCCAAGCTTGTTCAGAAGTACAATTTCTTTATATTTGAAGTAGTTAAGGCCCACGTGGCGAAATCAGCCAAGTACCCAAAAACTTTTCACTATACCGGTGATGGAGTTTTCACCCTTTCTGGACGCAACGTCACCCGACGCAAACTATTTAAGCCCGAGTATCTTTAG
- a CDS encoding VOC family protein, with product MLQGVLINIDVDNTEKAINFYTQALGLKVGRRSDSKFVELVGGSSPIYLLENETATLPFPKARQGRTYSRHWSPIHLDFVVSSIVKSKEQVLAAGAILEIDIRHEPYGKLATFSDPFGHGFCLIEFTGRGYDEIATTS from the coding sequence GTGCTTCAAGGTGTCTTAATAAATATCGACGTCGATAACACAGAAAAAGCTATCAACTTTTACACGCAGGCTTTAGGTCTTAAAGTCGGGCGTCGCTCTGATTCTAAGTTTGTTGAGCTTGTTGGCGGCTCTTCCCCTATTTATCTTTTAGAAAACGAAACCGCGACTCTTCCCTTCCCCAAGGCTCGCCAAGGAAGAACATACTCCCGCCACTGGAGCCCTATTCATTTAGATTTCGTCGTTTCATCTATTGTTAAAAGCAAAGAACAGGTTCTTGCTGCCGGCGCCATTTTAGAAATCGACATTCGCCATGAACCCTATGGTAAACTCGCGACCTTTTCAGACCCTTTCGGCCATGGTTTTTGCCTGATTGAATTTACCGGAAGAGGATACGATGAAATCGCAACGACATCTTAA
- a CDS encoding DUF3943 domain-containing protein, with the protein MGIRKWNWMLLAFFSLCFVGLEAQAYQVPKKILVSVGDLKENHKLSWRKETCALIHTLANQISDVAVNVTCRSFDVSNFADKELIELRRHHNYHLRLTRTREGEVKMDVSNWSRNFETDFENLQWKFKASPTDNTQNEAIAKAASNFFIYAANEKTFRAGLLVNGAAESNEIIYDQKKGLFLDKYTNEPLTIDQAYARFEKESPRKKNYLRTGIEIGVMLSAALGIYYKNLAYNRQDFDYALGEGIRKKLTGEAILFDDNDKFANVGHIFAGVLYYQTARANGFNSLESFLVSFASSAAWEFLEYHEVFSLNDQIMTPIGGYVIGEASYQISCALLAKGTTAGKVLAYSINPGLGLNHAIDKIQTGDKYASQPDCKKPRWSDISVYVGLEKNQKPFKPTAENTYVLGMSADVVNIENYAKPGHEAKMVYDTAMVKALLENNGGDGMGDLKLIAQVTMAAYYKKNVEQDAHGQLRGYDLILGVGSGTTFHDRGGDKQSGHEDFYGTINILGATARANIYYKGMNIQAEFGFYGDFAMVKSWALNDFEARNGGSLAGQPSVVQKRGYYWGLGTTTLAALSAEQGRFKVGYELQSSRASDIQSRHRNQSDVQDPADFQDSYMSHRIYVRFRLTKNLSFQLSREAIVRAGSANGQATAKGKETRTMGTLVYLF; encoded by the coding sequence ATGGGAATCAGAAAATGGAACTGGATGCTATTGGCGTTTTTCAGTTTATGTTTCGTAGGTCTGGAAGCTCAAGCTTACCAAGTGCCAAAAAAAATCCTGGTCTCTGTCGGCGACCTGAAAGAAAACCATAAACTTTCTTGGAGAAAAGAAACATGCGCCTTGATCCATACACTGGCTAACCAAATCAGTGATGTGGCTGTCAACGTGACTTGTCGCAGTTTCGATGTTAGTAATTTTGCAGATAAAGAACTTATCGAGCTTCGTCGTCACCATAACTATCATTTACGTCTGACTCGCACCCGAGAAGGCGAAGTCAAGATGGACGTTTCTAACTGGAGCCGTAATTTCGAAACGGATTTCGAAAATCTGCAATGGAAGTTTAAGGCTTCCCCGACGGACAATACGCAAAACGAAGCTATTGCCAAAGCCGCTTCTAACTTCTTTATCTATGCCGCCAATGAAAAAACTTTTCGCGCAGGATTGTTAGTCAACGGTGCCGCGGAATCTAATGAAATTATCTATGATCAGAAAAAAGGGCTTTTCCTGGACAAATATACAAACGAGCCCTTAACTATTGATCAAGCTTATGCTCGCTTTGAAAAAGAAAGTCCTCGCAAAAAGAACTACCTAAGAACGGGAATAGAAATCGGCGTCATGCTTTCGGCCGCTTTAGGGATCTACTATAAAAATTTGGCTTATAATCGTCAGGATTTTGATTACGCTCTTGGGGAAGGTATTCGTAAAAAGTTGACCGGTGAAGCCATTCTCTTTGATGACAATGATAAATTCGCCAACGTCGGACATATCTTCGCTGGGGTCTTGTATTATCAAACGGCTCGCGCCAATGGTTTTAATTCCTTAGAGTCTTTTTTGGTGAGCTTCGCGTCTTCCGCCGCGTGGGAATTTTTAGAGTATCATGAAGTGTTTTCTTTGAACGATCAAATCATGACTCCTATCGGAGGTTACGTGATTGGCGAAGCTTCCTATCAGATTTCCTGCGCGCTTTTAGCAAAAGGCACCACGGCAGGGAAAGTCCTCGCTTACAGCATCAATCCGGGGTTGGGTTTAAACCACGCTATTGATAAAATTCAAACTGGTGACAAGTATGCTTCTCAACCAGATTGCAAAAAGCCACGCTGGTCTGATATTTCCGTTTATGTCGGTCTTGAAAAAAATCAGAAGCCCTTTAAACCCACAGCCGAAAATACTTACGTTCTGGGGATGAGTGCGGATGTTGTGAATATCGAAAACTACGCCAAACCCGGCCACGAAGCTAAGATGGTTTATGATACAGCCATGGTCAAAGCCCTTCTTGAAAATAATGGTGGCGATGGAATGGGTGATCTCAAGCTGATTGCGCAAGTCACAATGGCGGCGTACTACAAAAAGAATGTTGAACAGGACGCTCACGGACAGCTCCGCGGTTACGATCTTATCTTGGGAGTCGGCTCTGGAACAACTTTCCATGATCGCGGCGGTGACAAACAATCCGGGCATGAAGACTTTTACGGTACGATTAATATTTTAGGTGCTACGGCTCGAGCCAATATCTATTACAAGGGCATGAACATCCAAGCCGAGTTTGGTTTCTACGGTGACTTCGCGATGGTCAAGTCTTGGGCCTTAAATGACTTCGAAGCTCGCAACGGAGGATCTTTGGCCGGTCAACCTAGCGTTGTCCAGAAACGCGGATATTACTGGGGCCTGGGCACAACGACGCTCGCCGCTCTGTCTGCGGAACAAGGTCGTTTCAAGGTTGGCTATGAACTGCAATCTTCACGAGCGTCAGATATTCAGTCACGTCACCGAAACCAAAGCGATGTTCAAGACCCCGCCGACTTTCAAGACAGCTATATGTCTCACCGTATCTATGTGAGATTCCGTCTTACAAAGAACCTGAGCTTTCAATTATCACGCGAAGCCATTGTTCGTGCTGGCTCAGCCAATGGGCAAGCTACGGCAAAAGGCAAAGAAACACGCACGATGGGCACTTTGGTTTATCTTTTCTAA